From Panicum hallii strain FIL2 chromosome 2, PHallii_v3.1, whole genome shotgun sequence, a single genomic window includes:
- the LOC112881936 gene encoding nuclear pore complex protein NUP50A-like: MADEELAPSSKKRVADTQINKDNPEPDDDGPEQEMGTFKKASEEVMASRRIVKVRRQQPSSAPSSNPFSAIRFTPSDSSAPVQEPQPSNVKADEGSNGSGKDTLSVPDKNEGSGEVPEIQKDESTVNTGATTEAPHLPIETSDKAEGTKDGSVGDKVVVGEPNKGNNVPSDVESKTKGGDAEEKEGADEAENKDKISKDDTSKKDGGESETKNGLSDEQKDADNKGQTSSATPLFSFKNLSSGQNAFTGLAGTGFSSSSFSFGSASKDDSSAGTLFGLKTDGSSFPSFNLGANNSALATSAEAPKKFAMTEGPVETGEENEKAVFTADSALYEYLDGGWKERGKGELKLNVPVSGGERARLVMRTKGNYRLVLNASLYEDMSLKDMDKKGATFACVNSISESQSGLATFALKFKDTATREEFKDQVEAHKTRKAPEAPLKTTENSPKAAEV; this comes from the coding sequence ATGGCAGATGAGGAACTAGCTCCAAGCTCTAAGAAGAGGGTTGCAGATACCCAAATCAACAAGGATAATCCTGAGCCTGATGATgacggaccagagcaagagatGGGTACGTTCAAGAAAGCTAGTGAGGAAGTAATGGCTTCCCGAAGAATTGTAAAGGTTCGGCGCCAGCAGCCATCATCAGCACCTTCTTCTAATCCTTTCTCTGCAATCAGATTTACCCCAAGTGATTCTAGTGCCCCTGTCCAAGAGCCTCAGCCTTCAAATGTCAAAGCTGATGAGGGCAGCAATGGTAGTGGGAAAGATACTTTGTCTGTGCCAGACAAGAATGAAGGCTCTGGTGAGGTACCTGAGATTCAGAAGGATGAATCAACTGTAAATACTGGTGCCACAACTGAAGCTCCACATCTACCTATTGAAACCAGTGACAAGGCAGAAGGCACAAAGGATGGATCTGTTGGAGACAAAGTGGTAGTCGGAGAACCCAACAAAGGTAACAACGTGCCATCTGATGTCGAGAGCAAAACAAAAGGAGGAGATGCTGAAGAAAAGGAAGGGGCAGATGAAGCTGAAAATAAAGATAAAATTAGCAAGGATGATACCTCCAAGAAAGATGGAGGTGAATCGGAGACCAAAAATGGGTTGTCTGACGAGCAGAAAGATGCTGATAACAAAGGGCAGACATCATCAGCAACACCTCTTTTCTCATTCAAGAATCTGTCAAGTGGTCAAAATGCCTTCACAGGTCTGGCTGGAACTGGATTTTCAAGCTCATCATTCTCGTTTGGTTCAGCCTCTAAAGATGACTCAAGTGCTGGTACCCTATTTGGTTTGAAGACTGATGGTTCTTCGTTCCCTTCTTTTAATCTTGGTGCTAACAACTCAGCTCTTGCTACTTCAGCAGAGGCACCCAAGAAATTTGCTATGACAGAGGGCCCTGTTGAAACTGGTGAAGAAAACGAGAAGGCGGTATTTACTGCTGATTCCGCTCTGTATGAATACTTAGATGGGGGCTGGAAAgaaagaggaaaaggtgaaCTGAAGCTGAACGTCCCTGTATCTGGTGGTGAGAGGGCTCGGCTTGTCATGAGGACCAAGGGCAACTACAGGTTGGTCCTGAACGCAAGCCTCTACGAAGACATGTCGCTCAAGGACATGGACAAGAAGGGCGCGACCTTTGCCTGCGTGAACAGCATCAGCGAGTCGCAGAGCGGCCTCGCCACGTTTGCCCTGAAGTTCAAGGACACCGCTACCAGGGAGGAGTTCAAGGACCAGGTGGAGGCTCACAAGACCAGAAAAGCACCTGAAGCACCGCTGAAGACGACTGAGAACTCGCCCAAGGCAGCGGAGGTCTGA
- the LOC112880074 gene encoding early nodulin-20-like yields MAHSLPHDAVFDYPKGQFTVTEVDSETFRECYLQGNTVHEWTSGHDVVPLENPGRRWFFSSLANHCDLGLKLFVSVAGGSASGAPAPAPEHHQPPNPAPSPVNVRPMSPAPTAVSPAPTPEAPPSPDKSSAGLNCYKIGEAVARAAVVAGAFVAAVFV; encoded by the coding sequence ATGGCCCATTCTCTGCCGCATGATGCGGTGTTCGACTATCCCAAGGGCCAGTTCACGGTGACGGAGGTGGACAGCGAGACGTTCAGGGAGTGCTACCTTCAGGGCAACACCGTCCACGAGTGGACCTCCGGCCACGACGTCGTCCCGCTAGAGAACCCCGGGCGGCGCTGGTTCTTCTCCAGCCTCGCCAACCACTGCGACCTGGGGCTCAAGCTCTTCGTCAGCGTCGCCGGCGGCAGCGCCTCCGGGGCCCCAGCGCCTGCGCCGGAGCATCATCAGCCGCCTAATCCGGCGCCTTCGCCTGTCAACGTTCGTCCGATGTCTCCGGCGCCCACGGCGGTGTCCCCTGCGCCCACTCCGGAAGCTCCTCCGTCGCCGGACAAGTCGTCCGCCGGCTTGAACTGCTACAAGATCGGCGAGGCGGTTGCTCGGGCGGCTGTCGTGGCAGGCGCCTTTGTCGCGGCCGTGTTCGTGTAG